The Populus alba chromosome 13, ASM523922v2, whole genome shotgun sequence genome contains the following window.
CATTGGGATTTTTCTTGTGTGTATTAGGCTAATTGATGGGATTCAATGATTGGGGTTTTTAAGGGAAATTGTTGAAGGTTTCAAGAAGTGACAATTCTATCTGAAATTTGATTGCttgcaaacatatttttatagagTTTTTAATTGATCTTAGCTCTGAAGGACCTGGCTGCTAATTCTATGAGCTCTTTGAGTCCCACATCACATACTTTTCAGTTTTGACAACCAAATAAATTGCTGCTAATCATTTGTGGTCAAAGAATCTGGGTTTTACCAAATTAATGGTGTCTCTCAATGATGCAAGCAGTTACTGTTTAGTACAGCTTACTCATCACCACTAAGAGATGGTTGCATGTGTGCTTTTCTGCCAGATTTCCCAATTGTTGTAAGTCTTTGATAGAAACGTCCCTGCTTATTTAGTTCATTCAATTGTATGTATGCCACCGTGGAATTATGTTTGCTTCCTCTAATGATGTAGTGATTGATCACTATTGCTTCCttctcattttatattttttcagtgCTATAGTTTAATCATGTTTGTTGAGGTCATGTGCCATGTTGAACCAGTCATTTTGAACCATCATTAGAGAATTACATTTTCccctaaataaaacaataagagaaaaagaaaagaaagagtggtaataatcatttttcattataaatCTTTCACTAATACACCATCATTACTGATGTTACCTGCTTTCATTAGCCATGCTCCTTGAGTTTGTTCCAGTAGTTCTAGAAGTGGATAGTACTATAATATGCATGCAGATTATTGGAATACATTACTTTTATTCACATTTTTTCTTTAGGGACTTGGTTGCATTGGTTACCAAGGGGATAGATTCATTGATTtggtttgttattttattcttttccttgtttttggGGAAATATGTAGGGGCTAATTAAAGTATGTTTATACACTGCATGTTTAAAATTCTGAGTACATTGTCTGTTTTTTGTACCCTTTCAAGTACACCCTTTATTTCATTCTGGCTGAGAATCAGCACCCATAATGACAGATTTGCTCTTTTTGAAAGTTATACTATTGTTTTCGTTATGATAAAATGAACACAGCCGGGATGTAATGCCTTGATGTTGAAGGAAAGATAGTATAttgaattttgagttaattataacttagttttgtagtttatgaaaatacattaattaaatcctgtagtttatcaaaaacaattaaatagtCCTTTGACTTGAGGTAACCATCTTTAATTTAGTagtatttttattccaaaaaatgCCCTTTTTTTCTCACCAATCTTTCCATCCTATCTacatttcttttcctctttctatttcccaaaataataaataattataaattggaAAAAGACATGAAATAGACGAAAAGGATGCGGTTATAAAtggatttaaaaacataaggattaaatatatagtttctgAAATCATGatgactaattaattagttttgctGTAATACGGGAACTAAGTTATATAATTAACTCTTGATTTTTTGCCTACTAAAGttgcaaattaatttaattttgcatGGTATGTGTATAGGAAATGGAGATGGCTCAAAAGGAAGTAACCCTCCTGACGGGAACAAATCCAACGACTATGCTTCCCAAGAGTCTCACAGGGTAAACTTGGACTGGAGAGAGTTTAGAGCAAATTTATTTGCTCAGGAGCAGGTGAACTTTCTTTACTTATTGGGCTGTAtatctgttttgttttgaatgttataattatgaagCTCTAGAAGATGACTTTTAACTTTCATGTTAAGGCTCACCGTTTGACCCTTTATTTTTGGACAATATAAACTTTCATTTGCTGTCACACTAGATCTTTAGATGGTCCAGCATAGGAGCATTAATTCCCATTTGATTCTACCCTGTCTAGTTTGTTCATGAATGAGCTGCTCCatgtaaggaaaaataaatctatttcaTGATTTTGTGGAAGAACTTGATTTTCTAGCTCCTGCTGGGTTCTCACTTCTCAGATAATGGCCTGGTCCATCAGAAAAGGGgaaataacttaattaaaatttgaagcatttgattgttttttgtatGTTCCTACACTGTTTCCATGACCAAATGAATGACCCCAAATTTCCCTAGAGGTTATGAGTTATGACATCTGGTGTAATTAGGTCAACAAAATTTCCCTAGAGCTTATTGTCAAGTTTGCTTGTTCTTTTTAACCCCCCTGGAAGCAAGAGTGCCATTTTGTAGTTATGATGGATCTGGCAATCCCCCCTAGTGCCATTTTGTAGTTATGATGGATCTGGTAATTGAGGTCAACCAGATGAGACCATAAAGTATAGATGCATGGCTTCCTATCAGATTGGTTCATTCACATAGCGATGAGTCAAAACAGACTCCATGACTTTATAACATGAAAATCTAAGTAATTTGATGAAGATGTGAAATTTATGCTGCATGGACTTCAAAATTTGCACCTGAAATGTTTCACAGGCAGAGAAGGCAGAATCTGATGCTCACAGCCAAACTGGGACACCCCAAGAGTCGAAACCCCTTGGCCTGAAATGGGCCCACCCAATTCCTGTACCTGAGACTGGTTGTGTCCTTGTTGCTACAGAAAAACTTGATGGAGTTCACACCTTTGAAAGAACCGTTGTTCTCCTCCTCAGATCTGGAACCAGACATCCACAAGAGGGACCATTTGGAGTTGTCGTTAACCGTCCACTGAACAAAAAGATTAGGCACATGAAGCCCACAAATATGGAATTAGAAACCACTTTTGCTGATTGTTCTCTTCATTTTGGTGGCCCTCTTGATGCaagcatgtttttattaaaaactcgGGAGAAGAAGATTAAAGAGTTCGAAGAGGTGATCCCTGGCCT
Protein-coding sequences here:
- the LOC118059386 gene encoding uncharacterized protein, with the protein product MMDLWAVHVKNTTGSPFCLRNHSIPEKSLVSSNFGKFRVLKHKISSSGYHSLGVKAMAKRNSNDNSNSSSPSPSGNGDGSKGSNPPDGNKSNDYASQESHRVNLDWREFRANLFAQEQAEKAESDAHSQTGTPQESKPLGLKWAHPIPVPETGCVLVATEKLDGVHTFERTVVLLLRSGTRHPQEGPFGVVVNRPLNKKIRHMKPTNMELETTFADCSLHFGGPLDASMFLLKTREKKIKEFEEVIPGLCFGAGNSLDEAGALVRKGALKPQDFRFFVGYAGWQLDQLREEIESDYWYVAACSSNLICGGSSESLWEEILQLMGGHYSELSRKPKQDM